The genome window CTCTATTAGCCCTTTATTAGAGACACTATATTCAGACAAATTGAACAAATCCTAAAACATATAAATCCCTAACACTACAAATACATCTTTCCAAAAGTCATGAAGTTCTATAAAACCACATAggtttctatttttctttctttttgacaTGATTGTTGTTGGATACTTAAAATTTATGAGTTCATAGATGAGTCAAACCTTGACTGGAGATGATTCCTCTTCTAACTACATGTGCTTtaccacaaaaattaaaaacaactacTTAGGAACAGCATTTTCTAggaattctgaaaatattttaggtaTAATTATTGTCATTACAGAAAAGTCTGAAACATTTCCTTTAATCATTCAATACATAGCTCCATAACTCCATACACTTGAAAACTATGATTTGGCTGTAAGTTTTCTTCTCACATACGTGTCtatatgtacatacacacacatatatacgCACAATTAGAAAATGAGGGTCAAGAAAAGCAGGACCTTTACATTTccacattttctctgtttgcaATAGGAATAAAACTGCAGATACCACCTGTGCCATCTACAAAAATTGAACCAGCTTAACTTCAAATCCTCTTGAcaggctctgcttttcccactgtcatttttttcattcttaccAAAGTTCATTTGCTCTAAGAGTATATTGTTAGGCCATACATTCAATTTTCATGCAACAAACCCCTCTCCCTTTTACACTCACTGCCCTGGTATGACTAAGTCTTGTGCCAGACCCAAAAACCAGGCTTGCACTGCTCAACTCCACTCTGCTGTGCACAAGAAAACCAGTTTGCAGCTGCGGTGTTGCTAGACCTAGTTATACACATAAACATTAAATATTACTTATTTTTGTGTTCTTCCAGTAGTTCAAAAAATATCCTAAACCATGCAAAATATAAGCAAGCCTTACAGGGCCTGGTTCTATTTGTGGAATGGTAAAGTATCAGTAATTCCTCTGAGCTCCACTAATGGAGACATGCTAATTGCCACATCTAGATTGCCATCAACTCACAGTGGTGACAGGGGGAGTTCAGAgtattaaaacattttgaaggACTATGCCTTAAACaaaaatcttcccaaagtcACATTATCTCCTTACAGTGCTCATTCTGTGAACtcagaacaaaaacaaacaaacaaactgacaaacccaaaaaaacaaccaaacaaagcCCTAGTTAaccatttcagatttttttcctcaaatttgTATTACTGACTGGAGATCTGTTTTCTAATGGTTGGGAATAAAAGTCTGTCTTGAGAGCTCAAGTCACATAAGCCAAATTCTTCAGCACAGCTACCACAGAGTACATGTGCATGAGGTTGGTCATCCATAAGAAAGGACTGGTGGCTTGGAAATATCACTGGTGGTGGTGGAAATGCTGGGAGGGAGGGTAAGCATAACAGAACATAGCTAGAGAaatctgcagagctctgaacCCTCAAAGGGAAGCCTAAGGTGTGTACACTGAAATAAGTGCATCTGGAGAAAAGCAAGCATGTGGCTGGGTCCCCAGAAGTACTCATTAGTGTAGGGGGATATAGTATGAAGttggtatagaatgtaatcttatcccccaaagagttgcagctgaaccaattacaaaagattaggaacaggcctgatcttaacaggccacacctgtagccaataagaacaagtggtataaaagagtggattggtgggctCAGGAGTTAGATAGCTACTGCAAGGACCAAGAacagtcagtgcttagaggaaCTGCTTACAGAAACATTGAGTAGGTACAAAACTCTGAGGATATGGAATCTTTGCACTATAGTGATAATAGAACTCTTGATAAATAAGATAACACGTTAGCAGGAATATTTCACAGTGAGCTGCAACTGTATGACAAGGAAAAATGGGCTTCTCTTTGGGGAAAGTGTTCTGGAGACAagtttttaacattaaaaaaaaaaattggcctCCCACAAGTATTTTTGCTGTAGCAAGAACTAAAAAAAACTGGTAGTTTTATTCTTCATAGAATATTAATTGAGTGATTTAATTTGCTATAAATGATGATCGATTATAAATAACAGATATTTCAGAGCATGAGATGCTTTTGGTGAGGAGATGCAGTACTTGCATCTGGAAGGTGTCTGCTACAGTAATTTCTTCTTGGGTGAATCCTACAGCATGAACTGACTTGATCAGTCCAATACAAAGCAAAGTCCTACTCATTTGAacagtggtggcagcagcaggcacctAGTTTGGTGATTTGGCTTTATCCCTTTCTAAAATTCAGCCCTTCAAAATCAACatgcaatttttatttccagttcttAGCTCAAAAAATGCTTGAAGTGAGGAGTGTCAAATTCAGTTGGAAAAAAGGGACGATGTAACTGCTTCCATTTAGTGGGATGGACAATAAGAATAAATAAGAATACAAAGAATACAAAACCAGGATAAATCAACTATGCTACACATCTGGTAATACAcctttttttactgtatttgttATCAAGATGACATGCATTCTAGAACTTCATGGCAAACACACTGGCAAAAGCCATAAATCATGAGAATAACAAGGCTCGAAGGAACAAGGCTTACAAAGACAACCCCAAGGGTGACTTTCTTGGATACCAGTAAATAAATCCCTAAAGGCAAGGAGCTAAAGTACAGCAGCCCTAGCAACCACACTAGCACCCGAATTGAGGTCTGGAAGAGCAAAGATGTGCAGTTCCACACTGTCCAGTTGTGGGACACAGTTGCAACAGAGTCAAAACTTGTAGGCCTGTAAAATTCCACCACGGGGGTTGAGTTCAGAGTCTGGGGACTTTCTCTTTGTACTTCCATGATTGTTATAACCAGGCAATTAGAAGAGGTGTGAGAAGGGCTAACCAGAGATGCCAGCCTTTTGGGAGTCAACAGCAGTTCTGTTGGGTTGTCTGGTAGGcacttctttccctttcccccacaAGCTAAATTCAGAAGGATGTTGTTGTCATCAGGAAGACTACTGACCTCATCATCCGGCAGGCACGTTTCAAACCTGCAGAACGGGCACACTATGACTCCTTGTGGGGAATCACCAAAGTCTATGATCTTGCAAAGGCATTTGGCACACACTCTGTGACAGCACTCCAGCACTTTTGGCTTTCTCTGCCGCAGGTTATAGCGGTTGTAACAGATCTTGCACTCGAGCTCATCTGAGCTCTGGGTGTCCACAGACTCCTCTGGTAGCTGAGTGGTCATTTCTTCAGGTGGTTTTCAGGCTTGTGGAAAGAGAAGTCAAGGGATGAAGAGGTCACTCAGTCTTATCTTAGAACATCTTCCTATCACCCAtctcaaacagaaaaagaggagatGATGTCATTGAACAGCATCAGTAGACATCATCCATTTTCAGCTTCTGCTAGGGATTGTACACTGCATGTCCTTTACTCTGAGCCAGGCGTCCATCTGAAAAAGCCAAAGGGGAATTTTTGTtgaaagcaaaggcaaaaacagaaaagggaaggggaaaagcaaagggaaggggagagaggaaaacGGAGAGGGAAATCTTTAGCAAATGAAATACACAAGTTCTACTTTTTACAAGCTCAGCTTCCTTTGCTAAAACTACCTCTAAGGTAGCTTTTTTCTGTGGCATATGAGGCCTATATAACAGTCATGATGATGAAACTTAGCATCATACTGAACGGCTTTATTTCAGAGTTGAAGCTCTGAGTGGTTTAGCCCATGAAGTTCTCAGCAGAAGCTGCAATCTAATCTGATGGTCACTGATCTGTGACCATTTATTTAAACTCTGGTTTCCCAAGGAAATGAGACTTGACACCTGGAGCTTTTGGTCTTTCCTGGTAACTTGTGAACCTGCTGTCCAATTTCAAACAAATCAGCAGAAGGGCCACAGTACTGAGGATAATTAAGTTGCTAAAAAGAAATGAGCACTGGCAATTGGGTAGAGGAGAGATATTTACAGTAAGCACCATTTATCCTGGGCAATGGGTGGTCAGCACACCCCAACCTCTGCTCTGAATGGGCAGCATGCTGCTTGTAGCTCAGCCAGAGAGGAGGGCAACCAGGGGGAAGCTGGTGATACTCTGGGGAAATAAAAAGTTTGGGGTAGTGGAACGGGTATGAAAGAGGTCCAGGGTTATTGCAAAGAGTTATGTGGGGACCTAGGTCAAATCTAGATTaggcttttttaatttttctgtttgtggaGCAGCCCATTTATTTTCTCCACCCAGCTACTGGACATACAATTACAATAATAAGTGTTCTTTAGCTTGCAACAAGTGTCTCCTCCAACACGTGGCTGCTGGATAAAGGCTAATGTGTCTTCCAAGGGCATTCACCAGATGCTCTGGTTTTCAAGAGTGTCATGGCTGTGACAGCTGTTTGACACCTCAGCTAAGGAGAGGTCTGTGGCATGCTTGCACTGCTGCACTGCCATTCTGTGCAGCAGTTTTGCCACCAGACACATCTGCCTCACTTAAACAAACGTCATATTTTCTAACATGACTTCAGGAAACAGTGCATGTATCACAAACAAGGCATTAACCTGGAGTATGTGCTCTGGGGATTAATAATCACCAGCATTTACAAAACCAGTCTTATCTGCCAGAAGACAAAAACTTCATCCAGATTCTGGCACATGCTTGCTCAAAGAAACGAAGGCAGAACTGCATTTTGCAGGTTTTTGTGACaatgttcacaggggtttttggatgagggaagagacgaggatctgactccatgtttcagaaggcttgatttattattttatgatatatattacattaaaactatactaaaagaatagaagaaaggatttcctcagaaggccagctaagaatagaatagggaggaatgataacaaaggcagctgtcttggactctctgtttgagccagctgggctgtgac of Molothrus ater isolate BHLD 08-10-18 breed brown headed cowbird chromosome 1, BPBGC_Mater_1.1, whole genome shotgun sequence contains these proteins:
- the RNF182 gene encoding E3 ubiquitin-protein ligase RNF182 gives rise to the protein MTTQLPEESVDTQSSDELECKICYNRYNLRQRKPKVLECCHRVCAKCLCKIIDFGDSPQGVIVCPFCRFETCLPDDEVSSLPDDNNILLNLACGGKGKKCLPDNPTELLLTPKRLASLVSPSHTSSNCLVITIMEVQRESPQTLNSTPVVEFYRPTSFDSVATVSHNWTVWNCTSLLFQTSIRVLVWLLGLLYFSSLPLGIYLLVSKKVTLGVVFVSLVPSSLVILMIYGFCQCVCHEVLECMSS